taataattataccCCCTCCGTTCCGCAAAGCTTGATTGTCTCATGTAACTTGATCAAATTTTTTATAtggtattttttttcctttattcatcttttcattttttcacctatcacacttaacacactaaatactagcTCCTTAAAATTTGTGCTAAAAAAAAGTGATCAagtttcgcgggacggaggaagtaatatgCTCATCTATCAGCAAAAAGTGAAGCTTTTTTTTACCATTTTGATCAATTTACAACAAATGTagtgttttaattttataagcATATTCTTATATTTTCAGCTAATTCATATTCAAATTACCCAAATAATTTATCTAACaaactatttaaaaattatggATATTTCTCGTAAAATATACTATCTCCGTCCGCGATATTGTTTCCACGTTGTGAACAgcgcgagttttaagaaaagtggtggatagaAGTAAATGATAGAAgatattgtagtgagtggagtttgggttcCAAAATAAAGgtattttttaatgaaaatataagGGTAAGAGAATAAAGTGTTATGTGTACCCTACAATTATAagtggaagtggaaacgatatcgtggaggagggagtatgaattttcaatattctgattttttttcatggctttaatttttttttaaatacataataaaaaaaatttcccACGAATATCAAATACTTACTCCAGATAGAAACTGAGTTGGACGCTTGAATTTTCAAAGTGGCATAATTGTCGGCGAACTAAAATGTTGTTTTCAATTCTatgaaacgacatcgttttctgatgaaattatatttgagcatcttcaaataaaaaaattagaggATTCATTAGTCATTTCCACCAATTTAGGGCTCTAAATCAAGATAAACATATCCATAGGCAGCAATGCAAACTCATCCTCAAATTTCCGAATGGCGCCCAAAATTCAGCAACGAATTTGCAAACACAAAAGAGGAATTTTGACTTAGGTTATTTCATAGTAAGAGATGGATTTTAAATTCGTAGGAAAcaaaattatttcatttaaagCCTATACGACATCGTTTTATTTGTGATCACTGTGACAATATGTTGGAACTATTATTACATCTCACCTTTAATTTCATCAGAAAGAGTCATCATGGGAAAGTTCGAAAAAtcaaaaggtgatgtattttgttttcaaaaacaaaagatcatgagaaaaataaaaatttattgaaaatcaTGTGTTTTACGAAAAATATCTCTAAAAAttatgtaataaaataattttagtgAACTCCTTTTCTagtttatatactccctctgtccacaatAAATTTGctacaattttctttttggtccgaCCACAAAAAATTTACCGCTTCtatttataatactccctctatcccacTGTATCTGACTCTTTAAATTTTGGACGTTCcattgtaagtgagactctttcctttttaggtaaaagtttttccctttaaacaccttttcactttttcacttacacacaaaatacacctttcttaattcccgtgccccaaaaaaaagtctcacttacagtgggacggaaggagtagtaAGGTCCACTCATGTTCACTCATATTTAAAGTGGGACCTTCACTTCACTAACAATTTtcctcatattttattaaaactcgtatcatTCAAAATGTAGCAAATATATTGTGGACGGGGGAGtacaatttattaaaattcatgtccaTTAAATCATAgcacatttttggcagacagaAGGTGTGATTttaaaacttcaatttttagcaaaaaatattaattatgccTTATTATATCATCAAAAAGTTTTCGTTCGTTGCCAACTCGTTTGCATACATATAGAGAAACATTGATCGATTTACTCGCAACACTTGATTGCGCGAGTAACTTCCCAATCAGCCGTGCTTTGATCTTGCGCCATGAATCCTTGACAGCGTTCTTTCCTCCTGCAGTTGACGATTGCTATGACGAACTTTTCCTGTTCGAGTGACGACGGATACATGATTTGTTCCTCCTGTATAAATGATTCGATGGCGAATCATAATCACAAATGGAGATATATTACTATAATTAAGAATTTAGATGGTAAATTTACTCTCTAAAAGCTTCTGATCCCATAAAATAACTTTCTCAGTCAAATGTATTAGACATTTCAAGCGAATAAATGAAAGCGCAACAAAAAATTCAGTGTCTATTTTACTTTTACAATTAcatgtttttaaatttcttatgAAAAAGAGAGGATCTTAATTTTGGGAGAGTGGGCATTACATTATCCGGTCTAATACAATCCTAGTCTATTATTCCATCGGTCTCATCCaatttgactttttttttttatgatagtTATTTAGGAGAGCAAGATATTAAAATTATAGTGAAAAAGTGTGTAGACTCATATTTAAGGTAGTGTAAAGAGTAatactcaaaaagaaaataggTCAATATGTGATCgacctaaaaaaaatacaagccAAGTCAAATAAAATCGAGGAAGTATCATTTTAAAAGTGTATAttcttacaatttttttatatgccTATAACATCCtctccttttattttatttttatttaattttatttatttttacttttgatcTGATAAACAAAAATTTTAAAGACAACATCATAAGACACTCAAATTCGAGACCTTTGACCTTAAGTATTAACTGTTATACTATTACACTAATACACGCACACCCTAAACATAATTTTTATGAGTCACTGACTCACACTTACTATTTAGTTAGttccttaaaaaaattattagggtgtatactttttttatataaatttattatgagaaaataaacaataaaatgAATGTTTTAAACTTCATTCATTTtctcctcattttctacaaaaaaattcactcattcttctttttcactttattttttgtgttataatattattatcacTCCTTAGaatgaaaaaaatgatgaaaaatgatgaaatttcAATTAGTAAAAATCGACTAATTTAAAGAGAGAAATtttattatctctcattttttcataataaatttacaacaaaaaaaaaaacatgcccTTAAATGAAAATTTACTCAAGacttgtatatgtatatattttgttaCCTCGGGCAACTGAGCGAACTCATCGGGTGAAATCTGCAGTAGCTCGGCAGCAGTTTGGCCTACACACGAAGCGAAGACCTTTCCCGTCTCATCCGCAATAGTAACTTCCAGACGGAACGTACATTCCACTTCGCCGTCGCAACCTCTGCCACAGAATTTGCATTCAACCTCTACATTAGGTGCTTTCTCAACAAGATGACCACAAATTGTGTGCATAAATCTCGTATCCACGTGGCAATGTTCGATCTGATCTAGCCACACTCGACATACCTGAAATATTATGCAAATTCAGGCGAATGCTATTGGGTTGTTAACATGCACAAATCAAGTTAAAATAGCGGCTCCAAGAAGATAAAAGTAAAATGTAGTaatcaaaacaaataaaaaatgctAGGAAGATATTGGATGAGATGCGAAATGAAAAAGGAAACGCACTTGCACACCCCTTGTATGGATGGATAGATCAGAGAGGGACAATAATCTGTGAAGAGTTGGCGTGTTGAGGAAAGCTAGCAAGCAGCTCAAGTTAAAGAATGATGATCCACCACTATTCTCATACCATGATAATTCAAGACTGCAATGATTATAAATCATGATATGATTAATAAATGTTTAAacaaattgaaaagaaaaagggaaatggTAAGCAGAAAGTTTGAACAAAGTTCGTGGATGGTCACCTTTTTCGCGGAGTAAGTGAAGAGCTTAAACCAGATATGTAGACTGTGTGGCCTTTCCCTAGTTTCCCAAGTGACCTAAAAGATAATTAAAGTATAAATTAGGTGAGAAAGTCTACCTATTCGCTATTTATATAAGTTACTTGAAACAATTAAGATCCATAATCAGTTAATCACTATATCTTATAGGTTAAGTACTTGAGATTCACAAGTACTATATTTTCGATCCAAAAATTTCTGAAACCGAtgctgaattttaaaaattcatgtCAATGTAATTGGATCATTTCCCAACAATCCAGCATTATCCTTGTAGTATTGAGACATAACTTTATATACCTTTACTTACCAAGATTTTACAAAGTGTAGCTTTGCCCATATTGCTCCAGTAGCATCTTCAATCCTCAGAGAGAAAATGCCTTTAGATGCTCTTATGTCTGTAACAATACCGTATATGCTAATCCCCATCATTTTATCTCGTAGATCAACAACATATGACTGCAAAACTTCAAGAATTGAGAGGTTAACAAAACATTAGAATAGTAACGGAGCATAGTGCATACTATTTATGCAGAAAAATTATCCACCTAAACCGCCTATCATATGAAAGGATTGCAGACTTAAAAGCATCTTTCGAGTATAAGAGGTATGAAGTTGATCTTGTTGAACTTGAAGCAGTATTATGcattaaccatttttttttttgaggggataTGCAATAATCAATTTAATTAGTCATCCAACAGCTCAAAAAGCATTCTTTTCATAgataattatgatttttatcTTATGCAGAGATAGTAAATTTTTGATGAAATGGAAATAAAATCCAAATGCGATTGGTTCAAAATCAGAGACTCAAAAGCTAAGACCTGATCATAAATGAcgcatttttcaaaaatcggAGCGATCTATGATTGTCAACTGGTCTTCATATCAGATGGAGAGGAGCCTTACTCGAAAGGGGTAATTGTTGAAGTCGATGGAACCGTGAGAATCACAAGGTAACGTCACTTGAGAAACTAATGGTCCCTCGCTCAAATTTGAGGATTTCAGCAGTCTTGATCCTTGAAAATGGTTCTGTGTTAGTGCTACGGAGACCTGATAAACACAAAAATCCAGTCACCTATTGCTCGAAGAAAGCAGTTTGAAGAGAACGGGGATGTATGGATTTTTCATTTCGTACTTGTTCTTTGTGCGAAATAATAGGCACCAAATATAGCTGAGTCGCACTACCATATTCCAGGCAAAGTTCATTGCTTGTTTCAAGGGAACTATTAATGAATGGCTTATCCAACGCAAGCATACTTCCAATGCTGCATGGAGTACGAGGAAACTAGCTTGTGTTAAAATGAACAAAAGGGCGTAAAATAATATCAAAGAGAGATAACTAATTATGAAGTGACTACTAGCAAGGGGGATCAATTTATGATATACCTGAACAGATTGGCAATGAGTACCTGCTCTCCCCAGAGAGAAAAATTTAATCTCACACCATCATTATCAACAAGAGTAATTTGTTTCCTCTGTAAACTGCCATATTTACCCAGGACTTCCAGTGGTCCTATATGTTCAATTCTGTCCAAAATTTAAAACATGAGGCTTACATATCATATTAATAAACATATACTGCAAACTCTGCAATTTCATTAGAAACTAGGAAATGCTCATTAACTGTGACAAATCAAGTGTCAGGTCCATTATTGGCCGCATGTTTTATACTGATAAATGTTCAAATACTTTACTATAGCACAGTCAAAAACTTGAGACAAAGAAACTAGTTTGGAAGTTCCAAAGGATCTTCAGAATACACAAAGACCCAATTGTACTAGCCTACTACTATATTACCTTGCATACAGTGAAAGCGAGGCTCCTTCATTTACTTCATCaagagaaattgaagaaaacgAATCAGCACAAAATTGTGCTCCAAGAAGCATGGCATCATAATCTTCATCCTGTATCAAGGAACTAGGTGCTGATGGCAATTCTTGTAGAGAAGAAGAACATGAGACTATAAATTTTGACTAAACCACTGTAGCAGAGAGGATAGTTTTAGATTCTTCATAGCCATGGATAGATATTCcagtatttttatttgtttcctatATCCAATAAACTTTTTCAAGTATCAAAACGAgaattaaatttgttttcatAATCTCAGAGAGATGCATTGAAAGATATCAACAAACATAGTAGGATTAGTCAAGATTGATTTTGATAATAGAGGAAAACTGGAGTCCAAACCTACCTCATCCAACAGTACAACAAAATATTCAGTTGGCAAAAGGCGTGGGCATCCTGAACTCCCTGCGGAAATCCGAAGATAGCACCCAGTCAAGAGAACTTCCCTGCCTTTCTTCAGAAGACCAGTTCTCGGATCAGCAATATTATAGAACCTGCCTTTGAATACAAAGTGAGATCATTCGCATAGACAACATTTAACGCATAAAAGTAACATGTATTTGCTTAGTGTCTGGTGACATTCTTCCACATATTTTCACTTTATTCATTTTTACTCATTTCCTACTAAAGATTTTTGGCCGGCATAAATTACTTCTGAAGGGGAATCGATAAGCAATACAACTAACCAAGAAGCCTAAGAAGCAAACCCATTAAGAGTTAAGAGGATACATTATTGCAAGAAACAATAATTATATGTCCTACcgtaaaaattaaataaaatacatcaCTTGCCAAGGGACTTGTGCATTAACTAGAGTAACAAATATCAGCAAAGCAATATACAGAAAACTGCTATGTTGAGTTCAATAGTTCATTATCTATTAAAATTGCTAGCATAAttggaagaaaaaaagaaaaaagaaaaaaagaatcagCTTAACTCTCTTATCTTTTTACCTCCCATGAAGATAGAGATCTATAGTGTTGGAGCTCCAGATATCACCCAAAGTCAGCATGCAAATATCTGTTCCTGCAAAGTTGATCATGGAAATGGCAAACCAGTTAACTCCACACAACAATCTAGTGTAGTATATTGAACTAAGTTTGTGATTCAATGTATTTCTCAGGGGAACCAAACAACAAATGCAGACTGGATATAGGCACAAACATGTTGTTTGTCCCATACTAATATAGAACAAAATGAGACATGCAACATACCTGGGAGAACAAAAGCATCAACTATAATTGCTTCAATCACACTGCTCAACTGTAAGAATTTTTTCTCATATATTGAATCAATTGTAATGGTGTTCGCTAGCTTCCCTCTCTTGTGCTTCTTCTTCAACTTGGCAATAATATCAGACTGTTTTTTCGGAGCTCCACTTTTGTTTTGCTCATTCCAGGCCTGGACACACTCAGCCAAATACAAGACAGATTATGTGAATACGTATTTTGATTTATACATGAGACATTATTCAACTTACTGAATCATGACAATAATCCAAGAAATTATAGAAGATGAATCGCTGCAGCATAATTACTAGACCTAATAAGACTCCTTTAAATGAATAGTCAGAACAGAAACTCCAAAGAAGCAAAATATATACAAGATTATCATTATTAAGTTCATGATTTAGGAGATGACTACATTTAACATAGCAGCATTACCATTTCCGGTGAAAAATATATACAAGCATAGGCGCAATCACCATAGAAATAAGAGTAGCAGACAATCAAAACAATAGACCACTCTACAGCTCCACGATAACTCACATAATCAGTAATAAAGATATTCCAACATTCAAACATCAATTAACTCGTTACCCATACAACAATACATTCCGATctcttcactttttcacaattaGAACCTACGTTCCTATACGGGAAACTAATCAAATAAACACTTCTAAATATCAAACAATCGTGATCAAAATTCAATGCAATTTTCACCAAAACTGGTAAAACACTTATACCAGAGAAAGCTCGGAGAGGAGAATAGCAGGCGTCACGCCGCTCGAATACGCGACGCAGGTTCTGAGAATCCGAGTCGCGATCCAGCTCCAGCTCGGACACCGCATGGGGTCATCCTCCTCTGATTGACCAGCAATCTCGTACAAAATCGATTTAGCGTAGTCGATGAATTTAAGAAACGGATCGTCTTCTTCGATAGCATCCGATCGCTCGATATCCATCATAGtgggctcgttctccctcgtgaAGTGGTCCATCACCTCGTCATTCGGAGAGCTCATTTTCATCAGACCTAAAGAGAGCAAGAGAAAGAAGCTCGGAGCCCTAGTTGAAATGGCGGGTTTTCTGAATTTTATAGGTCCTCTTTTAGCGCGGGAGATCTTCACTTATTTATATTGCAACCTCatttgaaagttgaaacacaaCAAAACCCCATGCTTCTTTGAAATAAAAAGGgcaaaatgcatgaaaataccaCACTTTATATTAAAATCTgattttttcacaattttttttttgttgcaaaaatttcaaccacatttcaatttgttgcaatgtccggcCCATTAAATTTTCTGgtcaacttaatgctgatgtggactCCCGTATAGCTGAGGTGGCGAGTCTTGGTGGctaactaaacgacgtcgtctcTAAGAGTttaaaacaacgtcgttttaaTCCAATTGAACCAAATATATCGATTAGGGCTTGAATCAACAATTCCAACAACTTTCATTTCTTAAAGTTCGAATAGTTCTTCAAGAACTTCTCATTTGCAGCGTAAATCTATTAATCAATGGATTCTTCTTCTCAAATTGGACAAATGAGCTCATCCCATTTCCCCTTACCTCAAATAGTGCCACGAATCCGGAGCGGCGCTACTACCACTGCCGTCGCCGTGGTCGTCGGGGTGATTGCAAGTATTGGGAATGGGTTGATCCCGTTCTATCGGCGCACTACAAGGATTGCTTCCTCAAGATGAAGCTCGAGAGGGACTCGGCCCTGGAAGAACTAGTCCGACAGAGGGAAAGAAATAAAGGCAAAAACATCTCCATTGGGTTTGCAAAAGAAATAGGACTCTCAGAAGGTGAAGATGAGTTCAAGAAACTTGGGATTCAAATTAATAGTGTGGAGAAAATGATCAAGCTGCTGTGTATGGCGTTTGTACTTGTTGCTGCACTGGTGTTTGTTGGTTGGGTTTAGGATGTAGTTGATGATGGCAATTTATGTAGCATCTTTATGTAATTTTTGCTCTGTAATGGCAGCACAACTTCTGTATTTGGAAATTGGGGCACTTATTTTCACTATACAAGATACTTGTTTTCACTATACAAGATGAACAATTTAGGCACAAAGCACATGTATTACTTCATTAAAAATGGTCTAAAAAGCCCTATCTGTTACATCAAAAGGGGATGCATAACTTGTTCACAACCTTATACACAAAATAACCATGACttgtttacaaaaaaaccatGTCTACTACATCAAAACATGCATCATCTAATTCCCAGCTGGATTTGTGCTTTCTTGGGTTGAGGGCCCTTCTTTGCTTCCTGTCACTGTGCTTTGTGAAGAACCATGGTTTTGTTGCTGAAGTCTTGTACTCCTAGGAGGCTACAGTAAGAGTTTTGACATGAATTATTACTCTAAAATTGATCTATGAAATGAGAAAGCTAAAATAACAAGAAAAGTACTTACAATAAATCATGTCCTCAGCCTTGTTTGAACTTGCTCACTTGATGTTGTTGTCTGCTCACCCTTACTTTTCTTTAGCCTTGGAGGTTGGATTGGATGAATTCTTGGCCTTCCTCTCTTGCCCTGATTCAATGATAAAGTAATAGTGGTCATTTGATGTCCCATGTTTAAACTAATAGCAGGAATGAAGTAATACAATACATCAACTACCTTGGGCTTAGGCGGTGCCTTCTCATTCTACAGGTCTTAATATTGTGTCCTTTTTTATAGCAGTTTTTACAGGTCATCCGTAGCCCAAACCTCTTCAATTTGTTTGGATTTTTAGGATCTGCTTCAGGGTCCCTTCTCCTCACTTTCTTGGGTCTACCAGGCAGCTTCGTAATCAATGGGGGCTTCACAGGGTGTCCCTCGGCCGCAGGCCACATCTCCTCACTCACTAAAGGCTCTATAGCATACTTATATGCTTCTAGATACCTTTCAACTGTGTAGTACGCATGCACATATGCAGATGGTTCCTCACCCTCAAAGTTAATGGCAGCACATGCATGAAGACATGGTATTCCAGTGACATCCCATTCCCTACATGTGCAACTTCTCGCATTCACATCAACAACAAAAGCCCTCCCTTTGTAACTCACCTCATATTTCTTTGTCATGTTAGGGAATACATAAGCTGTCACACTCTTACCCATAGTTTTTTCAAGAGCCCTCATTATGGCTGGACACACCCTATCACTAACCCCAGCCATCGTTTTCAATTTTTCTACCTGCCTTACCATTAGATCTTTTCTAATCCGCTCACACATATGTATGATATGCATGCCCCTCGCTGCTATTATGTATCCATTGAATGTCTCAGCTATGTTGTTATCTATCATATCACTACATGGGTGCAATGAAATAAAGGCTTTACAGAAACGTTGCACATCTCTTGATATAAAGTCCTCATAAGCTGCTGCATTCTCTGCCTTCAACTCCTCCAACTTCATGTTATACTCTTGCACATATGTGCTCTTCACAATGCTCCAGAAAATGTTCTTCAAGCTGGAACCTTTGTGAGATTTTTTCCAGTTCATATAGACATGTCTGGCACAATTCCCATGCTCAGCCATGGGTGCTAACTTGCTAACAACATTCATTAAACCCTAGATAACACAAACAATGAACAGGTCATAACATATGGATCAGATTTAACAGAGCTGCTCTGTTCTGGTCCACTCCTCCCtctcgagctctgctctggtctgctcCTCCCGAGCTCTGCGCTGGTCTGCTCTGACCCGAGCTCGGGAGGTCAGAGCAGACCAAGCAGTCTTTATCATTTTGAAGTAGTCTAAATTTTTGGGTTCTAGGAATTTGATAACACAATTTTTTCCAAGAGCCATAACCAAGATTCTTAACTAAATCTTCAACATCAAAATACCCAAATCTATCAGGATCATGCTGAAAAGTTCCCTCACATTTCCCCCCAATATAAATATCTTTCTTATCGAAATGCACGAATTCACCACCATGGTGAATGTAGACTCCAAATGAACTGTAAAAAAACCCAAACAACAGGAAGAAATCACAAAAAACCTAGGATCGACTACACACAATAAAAACCCAAGtacaaaatcaattttaaatagCAGCAAAGCCCTACATGTCCCCCATTTCTCTCGCAATTACTATGTTCCTCGTGCTACACTGGGACCACCTCCACAAAGGGTTTATGACGAAAAAGATAACAGTTGCAGATTAAACTATTCTTGAAGTAGGGATTTGAGCTATACTTTATTCAGAAATCACAATAAAGATGGGATTCAAAGGTTTCGATTGAAGCAAAGACTTGAGATTATGAAGAATCTCATCGCGTCCCATCAATTTACAACCCTAATTCCcagacgacgtcgttttgctctTTCTCTCCTCAAcataaaacgatgtcgtttggGCAAATTTTAAAGTAATGTATTTGTTAATTACACGTGTTTCATCCAACAATTCATCTAAATTACACGTCACTAGCCAAATCAGCTACTAATTACACGCAAGCAAAATCCCAAATTTAAGTTGGCTAGAAAATTTAACGGgccggacattgcaacaaattgaaatgtggttgaaatttttgcaaaaaaaaaaagattgtcaaaaaaccaaattttgatataaaatggggtattttcataaaaataaaaatatatctaCATCGTCTTTATATTTCATACATAAATCGCCACTCAGCTTCTGTTAGGGTGCCTACAATGACAGGTGCAAAAATTGGAGTTCCAACTTTTACACttttattaatgttaaaaattgaaagttgaaaGTTGGACATAAATGAAAgcgaactttttttttcttgttttggaCCTATATTGGTTGTGTGTTGTAGAGTTGGACACCCATATGAAAAGTGTGTAAGAATAGGATGtatatgaaaattaattttatagatttattattgggaaaaaaaaaatagaataaaagttgatgattttaAATGTTGATGTGCCTTTAAGACTCATATGAAAGTTGGATTTGCGGGTTCTTGAATGTAGGCACTCTTAAGCttgtgtgtgttggccaagcgttAAGaagttaatgcctaaggccaaaggtcttgggttcgagtcccctgtagcgcggccttttaatttctttatttaatattgtaaatttatcaaaagatAAAGATTGACTTAAACtttatataaaacaaaattcgaattcatgatattttaaattatagaattgtatatttatatttcGATAAATTTATGGACTTACAAAGTGCAAATTTAGAGTGATTGTAAAATAAAATGGCATCATAAAATACTTGTTTAATTTTGAACATAGTAACTAGCACAATTGGCTGATACATTTAAATTTGCACTTTTCAATCATGTTGATTTTGGTGAAGATTTTGTGATTGCTCCATTTTTGTTTCTTGGGGAGTATGTTCATTTTCCGAGAAAAGTAGTTCCCCGGAAAATTCTCTAGAAATTGTATAGTACAAAATTATCACACAAGTATACCGCAAAATTTACAACTGATCTACGCATTCTTTTTCCAATTTCACTATGAACAGAGAAACCTGCAAGCAGTCACTCCTTTGGCACTGCTGGGGCATTCTTGCTCTCTGATCTTCTCACATTTGTGGCAGATTTACCACTCTTCGACCAAGACGATGATGCAAATCGAACCTCAAGATTCGAAGGATCCAATGACAGTTTCTGTCGTACAAACTCATCCAGATTAAAACCACTTCCACTTCCAGCTGCATTACCCTCACCATTATCAGCAGAAACTCCTCCAAATTGCTCGTTTGCAATGCGTTCCTCAGCAGTGCTGTCGCCTTTCTCTAAGTTGAGAAGCCTCTTTATGCTGTCTACTGCTGGATCAATGATGTCCAGGAATCCCATGATCCATGAGGCATCGTCCACAATCTCAGTACGCTGTTGCAAGCATCAAGAATCAAGCATTACCATCTGCATGCAGCAAAGGTTGTGTGAAGAGGGAAAAAAGGGTGGTTGTAGGAAAATGGCTTGCCTGCTGGAAGTAGAGGTTGCGGATTTCCTCTGCGCGTATGGAGTTGCCTTGATCTTCTTCTAGAGATGCCCACGTCATCCATGTGACGTAGCTT
The genomic region above belongs to Salvia miltiorrhiza cultivar Shanhuang (shh) chromosome 5, IMPLAD_Smil_shh, whole genome shotgun sequence and contains:
- the LOC131024227 gene encoding uncharacterized protein LOC131024227, with product MKMSSPNDEVMDHFTRENEPTMMDIERSDAIEEDDPFLKFIDYAKSILYEIAGQSEEDDPMRCPSWSWIATRILRTCVAYSSGVTPAILLSELSLAWNEQNKSGAPKKQSDIIAKLKKKHKRGKLANTITIDSIYEKKFLQLSSVIEAIIVDAFVLPGTDICMLTLGDIWSSNTIDLYLHGRFYNIADPRTGLLKKGREVLLTGCYLRISAGSSGCPRLLPTEYFVVLLDEDEDYDAMLLGAQFCADSFSSISLDEVNEGASLSLYARIEHIGPLEVLGKYGSLQRKQITLVDNDGVRLNFSLWGEQVLIANLFSIGSMLALDKPFINSSLETSNELCLEYGSATQLYLVPIISHKEQVSVALTQNHFQGSRLLKSSNLSEGPLVSQVTLPCDSHGSIDFNNYPFRSYVVDLRDKMMGISIYGIVTDIRASKGIFSLRIEDATGAIWAKLHFVKSWSLGKLGKGHTVYISGLSSSLTPRKSLELSWYENSGGSSFFNLSCLLAFLNTPTLHRLLSLSDLSIHTRGVQVCRVWLDQIEHCHVDTRFMHTICGHLVEKAPNVEVECKFCGRGCDGEVECTFRLEVTIADETGKVFASCVGQTAAELLQISPDEFAQLPEEEQIMYPSSLEQEKFVIAIVNCRRKERCQGFMAQDQSTADWEVTRAIKCCE